Proteins from one Deltaproteobacteria bacterium genomic window:
- a CDS encoding FAD-dependent oxidoreductase, which translates to MAAYDYDIGIIGAGAAGLTVASGAAQLGAKTLLIEKEKELGGDCLHFGCVPSKTLIRTAQAYHTIKNAQDFGLPAVEVPPVDFVKVKERIQSVIAAIQKHDSEERFCSLGARVEFGEPGFTDEHSIRLNGQSISAKSWVIASGSSPQIPPIEGLNKTPHITNKEIFSLDRLPASMIILGAGPIAIEMAQSFCRLGTKVSVVQRSGQILSKEDRDMADEVMGVLAAEGVIFHLNVAVLDVGDSGGDKEVRIQNKGGEVSTLRAEQILVAMGRSPNLEGLHLEAIGVEFDRKGIQVDARMRTTQKHTYAAGDVTGKFQFTHAAGHEGGIVVSNAIFHLPRKADYTFLPWCTYTDPELAGIGMNEKTAKDAGVEYTVFSGAFRDNDRSLAEGNKTGKIKMLLDANEKPIGVQILGPHAGELLNEWVAVLNGKVKLSTLAAAVHPYPTLGEINKRVAGAYLSPKIFSDTVKKGLKFFFHLKGRACGLQARRE; encoded by the coding sequence GTGGCGGCGTATGACTATGACATCGGCATTATCGGCGCGGGGGCGGCAGGCTTGACCGTGGCCTCCGGTGCGGCCCAGTTGGGCGCCAAAACCCTTCTGATCGAGAAGGAAAAGGAATTGGGCGGAGACTGTCTTCACTTCGGATGTGTTCCCAGCAAGACCCTGATCCGGACGGCTCAGGCCTATCACACCATAAAAAACGCCCAGGATTTTGGACTCCCGGCAGTAGAGGTGCCCCCGGTGGACTTCGTCAAGGTGAAAGAGAGAATCCAGTCGGTGATCGCAGCCATTCAAAAGCATGACTCGGAAGAGCGATTCTGCAGCCTTGGCGCCAGGGTGGAATTTGGCGAACCGGGCTTCACCGACGAGCACAGTATCCGACTGAACGGGCAGAGCATCTCCGCAAAAAGCTGGGTCATTGCCAGCGGCTCGTCTCCGCAAATCCCTCCCATCGAGGGTTTGAACAAAACGCCCCACATTACCAACAAAGAAATTTTCTCCCTGGATCGTCTTCCAGCCTCCATGATCATACTGGGCGCCGGACCCATTGCCATCGAAATGGCCCAGTCGTTTTGCCGTCTCGGGACAAAGGTATCCGTGGTTCAGCGAAGCGGGCAGATCCTCAGCAAAGAGGACAGGGACATGGCCGATGAGGTCATGGGGGTCCTGGCCGCTGAGGGGGTTATTTTTCACCTGAATGTGGCGGTCCTTGACGTGGGGGATTCGGGCGGCGACAAGGAAGTCCGCATCCAAAACAAGGGAGGAGAGGTCAGCACGCTGAGAGCCGAACAGATTCTGGTCGCCATGGGACGCTCTCCCAATCTGGAGGGGCTTCACCTGGAAGCGATCGGCGTTGAGTTCGACCGCAAGGGCATCCAGGTGGACGCGCGGATGCGAACCACCCAGAAGCATACCTATGCCGCAGGCGATGTAACGGGGAAATTCCAATTCACCCATGCCGCGGGCCATGAAGGCGGCATTGTGGTGAGCAATGCGATCTTTCATCTTCCCCGAAAGGCCGATTACACGTTCCTGCCCTGGTGTACCTACACGGACCCGGAACTTGCCGGCATTGGAATGAATGAAAAGACGGCAAAAGACGCGGGAGTCGAATACACGGTATTTTCAGGGGCCTTCCGGGACAACGACAGGAGCCTTGCAGAAGGGAATAAGACAGGAAAGATCAAGATGCTTCTCGATGCAAATGAAAAACCGATCGGGGTTCAAATCCTGGGCCCTCACGCCGGCGAACTCCTGAACGAGTGGGTCGCTGTTCTGAACGGCAAGGTGAAGCTCTCCACCCTGGCCGCCGCGGTCCATCCCTACCCGACCCTCGGGGAAATCAACAAGCGGGTCGCAGGCGCCTACCTGTCTCCCAAAATCTTTTCCGATACGGTCAAGAAGGGACTCAAGTTCTTCTTTCACCTGAAGGGGAGGGCCTGTGGACTGCAAGCACGCCGCGAATAG
- a CDS encoding DUF547 domain-containing protein, with protein sequence MNFQKSIMRGFLFYSLFFGLVGFVTPAWSDVRVDNTPYAELLDKYVKNGVADYQGFKNEEGKLDRYLKILEETDPKKLPRNEQFAFYINAYNAWTIKLILSAYPDIKSIKDLGSLFKSPWKKKIARIDGDVMTLDNIEHDILRPRFKDPRIHFAVNCASKGCPPLRSEPYRGDRLDRQLTQMTEAFINTPKYNRIQKNTLYVSSIFKWYSEDFNDDIVGFFRQYAQGKLREEIKQHEGKINVRYLDYDWSLNGK encoded by the coding sequence ATGAATTTCCAGAAATCGATCATGCGAGGATTTCTATTTTATTCCCTTTTCTTTGGGCTTGTGGGCTTTGTAACGCCGGCCTGGTCGGACGTCAGAGTCGATAATACCCCCTATGCTGAATTGCTGGATAAATATGTGAAGAACGGGGTTGCGGACTACCAGGGGTTCAAGAATGAGGAGGGGAAGCTGGATCGATATCTCAAAATCCTGGAAGAGACCGACCCGAAAAAACTTCCTCGAAACGAACAATTCGCCTTTTACATCAACGCATACAATGCCTGGACCATCAAGCTGATCTTGAGCGCCTATCCTGACATAAAGTCGATCAAAGATCTGGGCAGCCTGTTCAAGAGCCCGTGGAAGAAGAAAATCGCCCGTATCGACGGAGATGTCATGACCCTGGACAACATTGAACACGACATTCTCCGGCCCCGTTTCAAGGACCCCCGGATTCATTTTGCGGTGAACTGCGCATCCAAGGGCTGTCCGCCGTTGCGGTCGGAACCTTATCGGGGAGATAGGCTGGACAGGCAACTCACCCAAATGACGGAAGCTTTTATCAACACTCCGAAATACAACCGAATTCAAAAAAACACGCTTTATGTGAGCAGCATATTTAAATGGTATTCAGAAGATTTCAACGATGACATTGTCGGGTTTTTCAGGCAATATGCCCAAGGGAAACTAAGGGAAGAAATAAAGCAGCACGAAGGGAAAATCAACGTCAGATATCTTGATTACGACTGGTCTCTCAACGGAAAATGA
- the gnd gene encoding decarboxylating 6-phosphogluconate dehydrogenase: MKIAMIGLGRMGMNMARRLLQGGHEVLAYNRTPQKTEEIAREGATPAYALPEIALKLTAPRVVWIMLPAGSPVDEHLDQLKDILSPGDMVVDGGNSWFKDGIRRAKTLAEKEVRFMDAGVSGGIWGLKIGYCLMIGGTRETYEFLEPIFKSLAPKEGYLYCGPAGAGHFVKMVHNGIEYGLMQAYAEGFQILEASPYAETLHYAEVAHLWNQGSVVRSWLLELAEAAFKKDAKLTGIRGVVDDSGEGRWTVDQAIEAGVSAPVITLSLMNRFRSRDENPFADRVLAALRREFGGHAVVASKKK; the protein is encoded by the coding sequence ATGAAAATTGCAATGATCGGACTTGGGCGGATGGGGATGAATATGGCGAGGCGGCTTCTACAAGGCGGCCACGAGGTACTGGCCTACAACCGGACGCCTCAGAAGACCGAGGAGATTGCACGGGAAGGGGCGACCCCGGCCTATGCCTTGCCTGAGATCGCTCTGAAACTCACGGCGCCACGGGTGGTTTGGATCATGCTTCCAGCGGGATCTCCCGTGGATGAGCACCTCGATCAGCTAAAGGACATTCTTTCGCCCGGAGACATGGTGGTCGACGGCGGGAACAGCTGGTTCAAGGATGGTATCCGGCGGGCAAAAACCCTGGCGGAAAAGGAGGTACGTTTCATGGACGCGGGCGTCAGCGGCGGCATCTGGGGCCTGAAAATCGGCTATTGTCTGATGATCGGCGGGACACGGGAGACTTATGAATTCCTGGAACCCATATTCAAATCCCTGGCGCCGAAAGAGGGGTATCTCTACTGCGGCCCGGCAGGTGCAGGCCATTTCGTGAAAATGGTCCATAACGGCATCGAATACGGCTTGATGCAGGCGTATGCAGAAGGCTTCCAGATCCTGGAGGCATCGCCCTACGCCGAGACACTCCACTACGCCGAGGTGGCCCACCTGTGGAATCAGGGGAGCGTGGTGCGCTCATGGCTGCTGGAACTGGCAGAGGCCGCGTTTAAAAAGGATGCAAAACTGACCGGTATCCGTGGGGTTGTGGACGACTCCGGGGAGGGTCGCTGGACCGTGGATCAGGCCATTGAAGCGGGTGTTTCAGCCCCGGTCATTACCCTGTCTTTGATGAACCGGTTTCGTTCAAGGGATGAAAATCCTTTTGCAGACAGGGTGCTGGCCGCGCTCAGAAGAGAGTTCGGCGGTCATGCCGTGGTGGCATCGAAAAAGAAATAG